In Helianthus annuus cultivar XRQ/B chromosome 9, HanXRQr2.0-SUNRISE, whole genome shotgun sequence, the following are encoded in one genomic region:
- the LOC118481799 gene encoding transmembrane emp24 domain-containing protein p24delta9-like: protein MKLQRSAHCFIAIIGLLSTIAHSIRFEIESGHTKCIAEDIKSNSMTVGHYSIVNPNEGQPLPESHRITLRLILLEFLLKILDLCVFLVGIFMYSVLVTSAYGNSYHSSENVQSGQFAFQAVEAGD from the exons ATGAAGCTTCAAAGATCTGCTCACTGTTTCATTGCAATCATAGGGCTTCTATCCACAATCGCTCACTCAATTCGCTTCGAGATCGAATCGGGTCACACAAAGTGTATAGCAGAAGATATCAAAAGCAATTCGATGACTGTTGGTCATTACTCAATTGTTAACCCTAATGAAGGACAACCTTTACCTGAATCTCACAGAATCACTCTCAGA CTT ATATTGCTTGAATTTTTGTTGAAAATTTTAGATTTGTGTGTATTTTTGGTTGGAATCTTTATGTATTCGGTTTTG GTGACATCGGCTTACGGGAATAGCTACCATTCGTCTGAAAATGTGCAATCGGGTCAATTCGCTTTTCAGGCTGTTGAGGCTGGAGattag
- the LOC110879791 gene encoding transmembrane emp24 domain-containing protein p24delta7, with the protein MACFFAIDHQPPLKIPVEFDWRSGVAAKDWSNVAKKGSVDAMEYELKKLADTITSIHDEMIYLRDREREMQELNKVTNSRMAWLSFLSLFICLSVAGMQIWHLKSFFEKKKLI; encoded by the exons ATGGCCTGCTTTTTTGCCATTGATCACCAACCGCCGCTTAAAATTCCGGTTGAGTTCGATTGGAGGTCTGGTGTAGCGGCTAAAGATTGGTCAAATGTTGCCAAGAAAGGTTCAGTCGAC GCAATGGAATATGAGCTGAAGAAACTTGCAGATACCATCACTTCAATTCATGACGAAATGATATATCTCAGAGATAG GGAACGAGAGATGCaagagcttaacaaagtcacaaATTCAAGAATGGCATGGTTGAGTTTTCTCTCACTTTTCATATGCTTATCAGTCGCGGGTATGCAAATTTGGCACTTGAAATCTTTCTTTGAAAAGAAGAAGCTCATTTGA